The following coding sequences lie in one uncultured Mailhella sp. genomic window:
- a CDS encoding radical SAM protein: MGDELKRLYIEPTSRCNLRCAMCFRNSWIGESTGDMDEEAFRAVMEHLPASVDTIFFGGMGEPLAYPHIVDMVRAASASGRRTELLSNGSLLDEAHAAALLDAGLDMLWLSVDGFKEERYESIRRNGHLATLKQHIMTFNQLRFALNREVKLGLAFVVMKSNVQELADLPYFASYYRVNEVNISHAIPTDEHTESELLYRNVIGSDLGGDNVPPSAPRIHLPLMDWTQPGAAQAAAGLLSAGMCEIFLSGQRLHRPARRCRFIDDGIAFVRHDGFVAPCMSLLRTSRLYWGGKTRVNQHHFFGNVRDTPLDTIWNSPDYAAFRSKVRNFEFSPCCRCSQCDNWENSLPDCYGNNTPTCGACLWSEGIISCP, encoded by the coding sequence ATGGGCGACGAACTGAAGCGGCTGTACATTGAGCCCACGTCGCGGTGCAACTTGCGCTGCGCGATGTGCTTTCGCAACAGCTGGATAGGCGAGAGCACGGGGGACATGGACGAGGAGGCGTTCCGCGCGGTGATGGAGCATCTGCCCGCGAGCGTGGACACCATATTTTTCGGGGGCATGGGCGAGCCGCTGGCGTATCCGCACATTGTGGACATGGTACGCGCGGCGTCGGCATCGGGCCGCCGGACCGAACTTCTGAGCAACGGCTCGCTGCTCGACGAAGCGCACGCCGCCGCCCTGCTCGACGCCGGTCTCGACATGCTCTGGCTTTCCGTGGACGGCTTCAAGGAAGAACGCTACGAAAGCATTCGACGCAACGGACACCTCGCCACGCTCAAGCAGCACATCATGACGTTCAACCAGCTGCGCTTCGCCCTGAACCGCGAAGTGAAGCTCGGGCTGGCCTTCGTGGTCATGAAGAGCAACGTGCAGGAACTCGCCGATCTGCCCTACTTCGCCAGCTACTACCGCGTAAACGAAGTGAACATTTCCCACGCCATTCCCACCGACGAGCACACCGAATCCGAGCTGCTCTACCGCAACGTTATCGGCAGCGACCTCGGCGGCGACAACGTGCCGCCTTCCGCACCGCGCATCCACCTGCCCCTCATGGACTGGACTCAGCCCGGCGCAGCCCAGGCCGCCGCCGGACTGCTCAGCGCCGGCATGTGCGAAATATTCCTGTCGGGCCAGCGCCTGCACCGCCCCGCCCGCCGCTGCCGCTTCATCGACGACGGCATCGCCTTCGTGCGGCACGACGGCTTCGTCGCTCCCTGCATGTCGCTGCTGCGCACCTCCCGCCTCTACTGGGGCGGCAAAACCCGCGTCAATCAGCACCACTTCTTCGGCAATGTCCGCGACACCCCCCTCGACACGATCTGGAACTCCCCGGACTACGCCGCCTTCCGAAGCAAAGTACGCAACTTCGAGTTCTCCCCCTGCTGCCGCTGCTCCCAGTGCGACAACTGGGAAAACTCCCTCCCCGACTGCTACGGCAATAATACCCCTACCTGCGGCGCCTGCCTCTGGTCCGAAGGCATCATCTCCTGCCCGTAA
- a CDS encoding biotin carboxylase N-terminal domain-containing protein, which translates to MNKQHKVLIANRGEIAVRIIQACIKLGLDFVCVYTAEDASSGHVLLAREVGGEKSLYRISSYHDANELLSVADESGATAVHPGYGFFAEDFRFARRVTERERPLVFLGPSWRVIRDLGDKINTKRLARSLGVPTVPGSDRPIYDELEAEKIARSLFDFQMQQGIARPLVLVKASAGGGGMGIEEVYDIDMFRQVYRRIRNYAMRQFKDEGVLIEQRIKDFNHLEVQVLSDRTGRHPVHFGTRNCSIQSTGRQKRLEVAPGFDPSSIKYDFDAAALLDEIVMHSLNMARKVGYDSVGTWEWIVTRDGHPFLMEVNTRIQVENGVSAAISRVKGKEVDLIAEQIRTGLGDPLGYTQDDITFHGVGVEYRIIAEDPDNGFSPWVGDIDRFSWEEHEWCRVHTHVPPASPEHPYTIPTEFDPNLALAIIWGKDLAEVSAHGLAFLDTLRLEGHDGKGEPLKSNVEFLKKKTERMLRF; encoded by the coding sequence GTGAATAAACAGCATAAAGTGCTTATAGCCAACCGCGGCGAGATTGCGGTTCGCATTATTCAGGCATGCATAAAGCTCGGACTTGATTTTGTATGCGTTTACACGGCGGAGGATGCGAGTTCCGGTCACGTGTTGCTGGCCCGCGAAGTGGGCGGCGAGAAGAGCTTGTACCGCATATCTTCGTATCACGACGCGAACGAGCTTTTGAGCGTGGCCGACGAATCCGGGGCCACGGCGGTGCATCCGGGCTACGGCTTTTTTGCCGAGGACTTTCGTTTTGCGCGTCGGGTCACGGAACGCGAGCGTCCGCTGGTGTTTCTGGGGCCGTCGTGGCGGGTGATCCGCGATCTCGGCGACAAGATCAACACCAAGCGTCTGGCGCGTTCGCTCGGGGTGCCCACGGTGCCCGGTTCCGACCGTCCCATCTACGACGAGCTTGAAGCCGAAAAAATTGCGCGTTCGCTTTTCGACTTTCAGATGCAGCAGGGGATTGCGCGTCCGCTGGTGCTGGTGAAGGCCTCGGCGGGCGGCGGCGGCATGGGCATTGAAGAAGTCTATGACATCGACATGTTCCGTCAGGTGTACCGCCGCATCCGCAACTACGCCATGCGTCAGTTCAAGGACGAAGGCGTGCTCATCGAGCAGCGCATCAAGGATTTCAATCATCTGGAAGTTCAGGTGCTTTCCGATCGCACGGGGCGTCATCCGGTGCATTTCGGCACGCGCAACTGTTCCATTCAGTCCACGGGGCGTCAGAAGCGTCTCGAAGTGGCTCCGGGCTTTGATCCGTCGTCCATCAAGTACGATTTCGACGCCGCGGCCCTGCTCGACGAGATCGTCATGCATTCGCTGAACATGGCGCGCAAGGTGGGCTACGACAGCGTGGGCACCTGGGAATGGATCGTCACCCGCGACGGGCATCCCTTCCTCATGGAAGTGAACACCCGCATTCAGGTGGAAAACGGCGTGTCGGCGGCCATCAGCCGCGTGAAGGGCAAGGAAGTCGATCTCATTGCCGAACAGATACGCACCGGTCTCGGTGATCCGCTCGGCTACACGCAGGACGACATCACCTTCCACGGCGTGGGCGTGGAATACCGCATCATTGCCGAAGACCCCGACAACGGCTTCTCCCCCTGGGTGGGCGACATCGACCGCTTCAGCTGGGAAGAGCACGAATGGTGCCGCGTTCACACGCATGTGCCTCCGGCCTCGCCCGAGCATCCCTACACCATTCCCACCGAGTTCGATCCCAACCTGGCGCTGGCCATCATCTGGGGCAAGGATCTTGCCGAGGTGAGCGCCCACGGTCTTGCCTTCCTCGACACGCTCCGTCTTGAGGGGCACGACGGCAAGGGCGAACCGCTGAAGTCCAACGTGGAATTTCTGAAGAAAAAAACGGAGCGCATGCTGCGTTTCTAG